Proteins encoded in a region of the Elizabethkingia bruuniana genome:
- a CDS encoding tetratricopeptide repeat protein produces the protein MSPKNILIYAGLFGAVTPAFAQQSAFFKNREEYRTSLAEKLYQNKIYKAAQYEFARQYFYQNPEGARKEASLFYDNIIGVILNQNHSEEGLEAFTKKYPKSAYFALANGPLADYYLAKKDFPKALESLKKVNQYNLSKEENTQYILKLGYAKFMTGDTKGAIEALDEAYANANEDGKKDVAYMLGHLQYAEGNTEKAFQYFDTIKDNPKYAQTIRPYYVQLYFNQKNYDKAIEEGKSLLNENISKDYTAEVNKIIGESYFMKKDYAAAYPYLKTYLNSKSVPSESDLYEMGFVAAQMKRYDEAVSYYNQLISSQSALAQNAYYQLGNAYLEVGKKREALSAFRSASQMNYDSRVQQLAYEQYAKLGYDIGNPFESNSQVIQNYLAKYPNAGNSQEMKGLLVKSYLYSGNYKETLSAIKKLGSQSAETAKIEQEAAFLLGTEEFNKGNFTEAETLFEYSLKYNYNKDFNARAQYWMGQSQYQMGDYGSATETLQKLYNSGVNFEEKQQLPYDLAYAYFKNKKFEDAQKYFKLYLQDPKAEFKNDAELRLADTHYANNELNDAIAIYDQNADGTDYTQFQKAMSLGFKGDSEAKITALKKLISTYKNSEYTDDAQYEIGVAYASDERYAEANDYFNQVIKTSPDKDLVANASIYRAQNYADLGQADKAIAEFKSLGNTYKGTAYADKVVAAAKTVYLKNGDTAGYQSFASSLGVKISSGELDEINLSTAQKLYANKDYKGAITYYEKYLTQRPTGEKLYQAQYELGESYYQTKNNTKAAVVLNEVANTQNEYQEDAQVRLAQLYIAQNNPAEAKKYLQNLVNSSNAGIKNYAVTEMMKIAVDAEDFSQAEKYADQVLANTKNSPSVKEQAQIIKARSSMKRGNDSEAKKAYTALEKSANPEVAAEALYAKAYYQNKGKAFKSSNETIFKLSDNYASEEYWGAKSLVLMAKNYLALGDKYQASYTVDQIIANYKDFPDVVTEAKQVKSQIKK, from the coding sequence ATGAGTCCTAAAAACATTCTCATTTACGCCGGGCTTTTTGGTGCAGTAACTCCTGCATTCGCCCAACAATCGGCCTTCTTTAAGAATAGAGAAGAGTACAGAACATCCTTAGCAGAGAAGCTTTACCAGAATAAAATCTATAAAGCAGCACAATACGAATTTGCACGCCAATATTTTTATCAGAATCCGGAGGGAGCCAGGAAAGAGGCATCCCTTTTCTATGATAATATTATAGGCGTAATCCTGAATCAGAATCACTCTGAAGAAGGATTGGAAGCTTTTACAAAAAAGTATCCGAAGAGTGCTTATTTTGCTTTGGCGAATGGTCCTTTAGCAGATTATTATCTGGCAAAAAAGGATTTTCCAAAAGCTTTGGAGAGCCTGAAGAAAGTAAATCAGTATAACCTGAGCAAAGAGGAAAATACACAGTATATCCTGAAGTTGGGTTATGCCAAATTTATGACAGGTGATACCAAGGGAGCTATTGAGGCATTGGATGAAGCTTATGCCAATGCTAATGAAGATGGTAAAAAGGATGTAGCTTATATGCTTGGACATTTACAATATGCAGAAGGCAATACTGAAAAAGCATTCCAGTATTTCGATACTATAAAGGATAACCCTAAGTATGCACAAACCATCCGCCCTTACTATGTACAGTTATATTTCAATCAGAAGAATTATGACAAGGCTATAGAAGAAGGGAAATCATTACTGAATGAAAATATCTCCAAAGATTATACTGCAGAAGTAAACAAAATTATTGGAGAGTCTTACTTTATGAAAAAGGATTATGCTGCTGCATATCCTTATCTAAAAACATATCTGAACAGTAAAAGCGTTCCTTCAGAAAGTGATCTTTACGAAATGGGATTCGTAGCGGCACAGATGAAGCGTTATGATGAAGCGGTTAGCTATTACAATCAGTTAATCAGCTCTCAGTCTGCTTTGGCACAAAATGCATATTACCAGCTAGGAAATGCATATCTGGAAGTAGGAAAGAAACGTGAGGCATTATCGGCATTCCGCTCGGCTTCACAAATGAACTATGATTCCAGAGTTCAACAATTGGCTTATGAGCAATATGCTAAACTGGGTTATGATATCGGTAACCCGTTTGAATCCAATTCTCAGGTTATTCAGAATTATTTAGCTAAATATCCGAATGCAGGAAATTCTCAGGAGATGAAAGGTCTTTTGGTAAAGTCTTACCTGTATTCCGGCAACTATAAAGAGACACTTTCTGCGATTAAAAAGTTGGGAAGCCAGTCTGCAGAAACTGCTAAAATTGAGCAGGAAGCAGCTTTCTTATTAGGTACTGAAGAATTTAATAAAGGAAACTTTACTGAAGCTGAAACGCTTTTTGAATATTCACTGAAGTACAACTACAACAAAGACTTCAATGCCCGTGCACAATACTGGATGGGGCAGAGTCAATACCAAATGGGGGATTATGGTTCGGCAACAGAAACTTTGCAGAAGCTATATAACTCTGGTGTAAACTTCGAAGAAAAACAACAATTGCCATACGATCTGGCATATGCATACTTTAAGAACAAAAAGTTCGAGGATGCTCAGAAATACTTTAAGTTATATCTGCAAGATCCTAAAGCTGAGTTTAAAAATGATGCCGAGCTTCGTTTAGCGGACACGCATTATGCAAACAACGAGCTGAATGATGCTATTGCTATCTATGATCAAAATGCAGATGGCACAGATTATACCCAATTCCAAAAGGCAATGTCTTTAGGATTTAAAGGGGACTCTGAAGCTAAAATTACTGCTCTGAAGAAACTTATTTCCACTTATAAGAATAGTGAGTATACAGACGATGCTCAGTATGAAATCGGTGTAGCTTACGCATCTGACGAAAGGTATGCTGAGGCGAATGATTACTTTAATCAGGTAATTAAAACTTCTCCGGATAAAGATTTGGTTGCAAATGCTTCCATCTACAGAGCGCAGAATTATGCAGATCTGGGGCAGGCAGATAAAGCTATTGCTGAATTTAAAAGTTTAGGAAATACTTACAAAGGGACAGCTTATGCTGACAAAGTAGTAGCTGCAGCTAAGACTGTATATCTTAAAAACGGAGATACAGCAGGCTACCAAAGTTTTGCTTCATCTCTGGGTGTTAAAATAAGCAGTGGTGAGCTAGATGAGATTAACCTTTCTACAGCACAGAAGCTTTATGCTAATAAAGACTACAAAGGAGCAATTACTTATTACGAAAAATACCTGACCCAACGTCCAACAGGCGAGAAGCTGTATCAGGCACAATACGAATTAGGGGAAAGCTACTACCAGACTAAGAATAATACAAAAGCTGCTGTTGTTCTTAATGAAGTAGCAAATACTCAAAACGAATATCAGGAAGATGCACAGGTAAGGTTGGCTCAATTGTACATTGCACAAAATAATCCTGCCGAAGCTAAGAAATATCTTCAAAATCTTGTGAATTCATCCAATGCCGGTATAAAGAATTATGCTGTTACAGAAATGATGAAGATTGCTGTAGATGCAGAAGACTTTAGCCAGGCAGAAAAATATGCAGATCAGGTTTTAGCCAATACTAAAAATTCTCCTTCAGTAAAAGAGCAGGCTCAGATTATCAAAGCCAGAAGTTCTATGAAGCGTGGTAATGATTCTGAAGCTAAAAAAGCTTATACAGCTCTTGAAAAATCTGCTAATCCGGAGGTTGCTGCAGAAGCGCTATATGCCAAAGCTTATTATCAGAACAAAGGAAAAGCATTTAAGTCTTCTAATGAAACGATCTTTAAGCTTTCCGACAACTATGCTTCTGAAGAGTACTGGGGAGCTAAATCCCTGGTATTAATGGCTAAGAATTATCTTGCATTAGGAGATAAATATCAGGCATCTTATACAGTAGATCAGATTATTGCTAATTATAAAGATTTCCCGGATGTAGTAACAGAAGCTAAGCAGGTGAAATCTCAAATCAAAAAGTAA
- a CDS encoding DinB family protein, which translates to MKQSTTIANRLREVLLNGHWIANTNCKEQLQLVTWRQAIHKVGNLNTISALTFHLNYYLSGVLHAFNTGKLEIKDQYSFDLPPIENEADWQKLTDNFLRNAEMFAAKVEEISDEQLQEAFIDEKYGTNLRNVEGMIEHCYYHLGQISLIRKLIANI; encoded by the coding sequence ATGAAACAAAGTACCACCATTGCAAATCGATTACGCGAAGTACTACTCAACGGACATTGGATAGCCAATACTAATTGTAAAGAACAGTTACAACTGGTTACCTGGCGGCAGGCTATCCATAAGGTTGGAAATCTAAATACCATTTCAGCACTCACCTTTCATCTTAACTACTATCTTTCAGGAGTTTTGCACGCTTTTAATACAGGTAAACTTGAAATAAAAGATCAGTATAGTTTTGATCTTCCTCCTATAGAAAATGAAGCAGACTGGCAGAAGCTTACAGATAATTTTTTGAGAAATGCAGAAATGTTTGCTGCTAAAGTAGAAGAAATATCTGATGAACAATTACAGGAAGCTTTTATAGATGAAAAGTATGGTACTAACCTTAGAAATGTTGAAGGAATGATTGAACACTGCTATTACCATTTGGGACAAATTTCTCTTATCAGAAAGCTTATTGCAAACATATAG